The Enterococcus sp. 7F3_DIV0205 genome has a window encoding:
- a CDS encoding DUF6483 family protein: protein MMEYEKDWFMRQVKAAVFNPFKKASEVQIMPMIQVTDEGTGENYSVPIQSYLSELILILKINQAENILFLESKKMTDEQFCDLGHWFYDRVNNLSDEELKEANFSRAEIRQGRADLGEIM, encoded by the coding sequence ATGATGGAATATGAAAAAGATTGGTTTATGAGACAAGTGAAAGCTGCTGTGTTCAACCCTTTTAAAAAAGCGTCAGAAGTTCAAATCATGCCAATGATTCAGGTGACCGATGAAGGAACTGGAGAAAACTATTCGGTCCCAATCCAAAGTTATCTTTCAGAACTGATTTTGATATTAAAAATAAACCAAGCTGAAAATATTTTATTTTTAGAATCGAAAAAAATGACAGACGAACAGTTTTGTGACTTAGGTCATTGGTTTTATGATAGGGTGAACAATTTATCGGATGAAGAATTAAAAGAGGCAAACTTTTCAAGAGCGGAAATCCGTCAAGGAAGAGCTGATTTGGGAGAAATAATGTAA
- a CDS encoding DUF1398 family protein, whose translation MSLDLNAIEEIVNNEKNAGGFSELIRDFKKIGIEKYDYLVEVGVYRYYDETSYIEIQLNGKPKTVAETESLAEIKQAVLKAQAGEITFEKFTELAGFAGVAFWRTDLLAMKVDYFGQSGDILLSEPIPQV comes from the coding sequence ATGAGTCTTGATTTAAACGCAATTGAAGAAATCGTCAATAATGAAAAAAATGCAGGTGGATTTTCTGAGTTGATTCGCGACTTTAAAAAGATCGGCATTGAAAAATATGATTATTTGGTAGAAGTGGGCGTATATCGCTACTATGATGAAACGTCATATATTGAAATCCAACTGAATGGTAAACCTAAAACTGTTGCTGAGACAGAGTCTTTGGCAGAAATAAAACAAGCAGTTTTAAAAGCACAAGCTGGTGAGATTACATTTGAAAAATTTACAGAGCTTGCTGGATTTGCAGGAGTAGCCTTTTGGCGCACAGATTTATTGGCTATGAAGGTGGATTATTTTGGTCAAAGCGGGGACATTCTTTTAAGTGAACCAATTCCGCAAGTTTAA
- the trxB gene encoding thioredoxin-disulfide reductase: MYDVIIIGAGPAGMTAALYASRSNLSVLMIERGAPGGQMNNTAEVENYPGFDSIMGPELAYKMYENVEKFGTENAYGIVMDIKDQGSYKEVICDDKTYQAKTVIIATGCEHRKLGVKGEEEFAGRGVSYCAVCDGAFFRNKKLLVIGGGDSAVEEAIYLTQFASEVVIVHRRDELRAQKIIQDRAFANEKISFEWNTVLEEIIGNDMVVTGGQLRNTLTDEVKEIEADGVFIYVGLDPLTEPFKKAGLTNAEGWIETDLDMKTSVPGVFAIGDVREKTLRQITTAVGEGGIAGQQVYKYIEDMAEVEEVK, encoded by the coding sequence ATGTATGATGTAATTATAATAGGAGCAGGACCTGCGGGAATGACTGCTGCGCTATATGCGTCACGTTCTAATCTTTCAGTGTTGATGATTGAACGCGGAGCTCCAGGTGGGCAAATGAATAACACTGCTGAAGTAGAAAATTATCCAGGTTTTGACTCGATCATGGGACCTGAGTTGGCTTATAAAATGTATGAAAATGTTGAAAAATTTGGGACCGAAAATGCATATGGCATTGTGATGGACATCAAAGATCAGGGTTCTTATAAAGAAGTCATTTGTGATGACAAAACGTATCAAGCAAAAACGGTAATTATTGCAACAGGTTGCGAACACCGTAAATTAGGTGTGAAAGGTGAAGAAGAATTTGCTGGTCGTGGTGTTTCTTACTGCGCAGTTTGTGATGGCGCCTTTTTCCGTAACAAAAAACTTTTAGTGATTGGCGGTGGCGATTCAGCCGTTGAAGAAGCCATTTACCTAACACAATTTGCTTCAGAAGTTGTGATCGTACATCGTCGTGACGAATTACGTGCACAAAAAATCATTCAAGATCGTGCGTTTGCTAATGAAAAAATTTCTTTTGAATGGAATACTGTTTTGGAAGAAATCATTGGAAATGATATGGTCGTAACAGGTGGTCAATTAAGAAATACATTAACTGATGAAGTCAAAGAAATCGAAGCAGACGGTGTCTTTATCTATGTCGGTCTTGATCCTTTAACAGAACCGTTCAAAAAAGCTGGATTAACAAATGCAGAAGGTTGGATCGAAACAGATCTTGATATGAAAACAAGTGTACCAGGTGTCTTTGCTATTGGTGATGTTCGTGAAAAAACATTACGTCAAATCACAACAGCTGTTGGCGAAGGCGGAATTGCAGGACAACAAGTCTATAAATATATTGAAGATATGGCAGAAGTAGAAGAAGTTAAATAA
- a CDS encoding trypsin-like serine peptidase, with translation MKISNLVTALLCSAVLSTAVVAVAPHAQAAHPVREKLTENKSKVNDTTKGRFQSISFIDANGVTGTGTVIAKNKVITSYNVVENLKNSENLENASVTPAKNGENAPFGSFQVESVDFEDSWKNIAILTLKSNEQGQNIGEVVSVVPVTKNPTILVCGSVTMPGYDADKKGEMWESQATISYNIASNFWVNQASEDGNYGAPIFDQRGNLIGIRTFEKFSKGVQTSAAKLSERNYDFISKHLK, from the coding sequence ATGAAAATTTCAAATTTAGTAACAGCATTACTTTGTAGTGCAGTATTATCGACTGCAGTGGTTGCAGTAGCACCACATGCGCAAGCAGCTCATCCTGTGAGAGAAAAATTAACCGAAAATAAATCAAAAGTCAATGATACAACAAAAGGACGCTTCCAAAGTATCTCATTTATTGATGCTAATGGCGTAACAGGGACAGGTACTGTTATCGCTAAAAATAAAGTAATCACTTCATATAATGTAGTTGAAAACTTAAAAAATAGTGAAAACCTAGAAAATGCCTCTGTAACACCTGCTAAAAATGGAGAAAACGCTCCTTTTGGCTCATTCCAAGTTGAGTCAGTCGACTTTGAAGACTCATGGAAAAATATCGCCATTTTGACACTAAAATCAAACGAACAAGGACAAAATATTGGAGAGGTCGTTTCTGTTGTTCCAGTTACAAAAAATCCAACTATTTTAGTTTGTGGTTCTGTAACAATGCCAGGCTATGACGCTGACAAAAAAGGCGAAATGTGGGAAAGCCAAGCAACAATCAGTTACAACATTGCTTCTAACTTTTGGGTTAACCAAGCAAGTGAAGATGGAAATTACGGCGCTCCAATTTTTGACCAACGTGGTAATTTAATTGGTATTCGTACGTTTGAAAAATTTTCAAAAGGCGTTCAAACTAGTGCTGCTAAATTATCAGAACGCAATTATGATTTCATTTCAAAACATTTGAAGTAA